The sequence TGTAGTTCTGGAAAGTTGCTGTAAACAAAATTTATAACGTTTTGGAGAATGTTTTCTACCTGATTTTTATCTGGTGCAACTGTCACAACAGCGACAGTAGCAAGTTGCCATAAATCTTGATTATCCACTTCTGAAACAGATACGTTAAACTTACTTCTAAGCTTTTCTTTT is a genomic window of Sulfurihydrogenibium subterraneum DSM 15120 containing:
- a CDS encoding DUF503 domain-containing protein — translated: MMIGSLVMQIHIHDAGSLKEKRMVIRSIKEKLRSKFNVSVSEVDNQDLWQLATVAVVTVAPDKNQVENILQNVINFVYSNFPELHIDVSKEIF